The Streptomyces sp. NL15-2K genome contains a region encoding:
- a CDS encoding MarR family transcriptional regulator, with amino-acid sequence MGDTSGSISSEPTLEEQIAAYQREFQDLDPQVEKIVSALARLNRRMNVAYGRQTSALGISNAEWEVLKALVLSGAPYRLGPSDLAKRLGLTPAAMTHRIDRMVGEGLVTRERDESNRVRVIVELTAEGREKWLEAMRLASVFEEDLLQDLSPEERTALGEVLTRLLRRVEHAQPDAGGRLTDLD; translated from the coding sequence AGAGCAGATCGCCGCCTACCAACGCGAGTTCCAGGACCTCGACCCCCAGGTCGAGAAGATCGTCTCGGCGCTGGCCCGCCTGAACCGGCGTATGAACGTCGCCTACGGTCGCCAGACCTCAGCACTCGGCATCAGCAACGCCGAGTGGGAGGTCCTCAAGGCACTCGTCCTCTCCGGCGCGCCCTACCGCCTGGGCCCCAGCGACCTCGCCAAGCGCCTCGGCCTGACGCCGGCCGCGATGACCCACCGGATCGACCGCATGGTCGGCGAAGGGCTCGTCACCAGGGAGCGCGACGAGTCCAACCGCGTCCGCGTGATCGTCGAACTGACCGCGGAGGGCCGCGAGAAGTGGCTGGAGGCCATGCGGCTCGCCTCGGTCTTCGAGGAGGACCTCCTCCAGGACCTCTCGCCGGAAGAGCGCACAGCCCTCGGCGAAGTCCTCACCCGCCTCCTACGCAGGGTGGAGCACGCCCAGCCGGACGCCGGCGGACGCCTCACTGACCTGGACTGA